In Sulfitobacter sp. W027, a single window of DNA contains:
- the cobM gene encoding precorrin-4 C(11)-methyltransferase, with protein MTVHFIGAGPGAADLITLRGRDLIAACPVCLYAGSLVPEALLSHCPEGARIVNTARLSLDDIMEEIAAADAAGHDVARLHSGDLSVWSAMGEQLRRLREMGIAYDVTPGVPSFAAAAAELGAELTLPGVAQSVILTRTSGRATAMPEGETLANFARTGATLAIHLSVHVLDKVVEELTPHYGADCPVAVVWRASWPDQRIVKATLSTLRTEVGEEMARTALILVGHALGAEDFGESRLYAADYDRRFRPVGAEPRFPETSS; from the coding sequence GTGACTGTACATTTTATCGGAGCGGGGCCGGGGGCGGCGGATCTTATCACCCTGCGCGGGCGCGACCTGATCGCGGCCTGCCCGGTCTGCCTCTATGCCGGATCGCTGGTGCCCGAAGCGCTGCTGAGCCACTGCCCCGAAGGCGCGCGGATCGTCAACACCGCGCGGCTGTCGCTGGACGATATCATGGAAGAGATCGCCGCCGCCGATGCCGCAGGGCATGACGTGGCGCGATTGCATTCCGGTGATCTGTCGGTCTGGTCCGCGATGGGCGAACAGCTGCGCCGCCTGCGCGAGATGGGCATCGCCTATGACGTGACGCCGGGGGTGCCGTCCTTTGCCGCTGCCGCTGCCGAGCTCGGCGCCGAACTGACCCTGCCGGGCGTGGCGCAATCGGTGATCCTGACCCGCACCTCGGGCCGCGCCACGGCGATGCCCGAGGGCGAGACGCTGGCCAATTTCGCCCGCACGGGGGCAACGCTGGCTATCCACCTGTCGGTGCATGTGCTCGATAAAGTCGTCGAAGAACTGACCCCGCATTACGGTGCCGATTGCCCTGTCGCCGTGGTCTGGCGCGCAAGCTGGCCCGATCAGCGCATCGTCAAAGCGACGCTTTCAACCCTGCGCACCGAGGTCGGCGAAGAAATGGCCCGCACGGCGCTGATCCTCGTGGGCCATGCCCTCGGCGCTGAGGATTTCGGCGAAAGCCGCCTTTACGCCGCTGATTATGACCGTCGTTTCCGCCCCGTCGGGGCTGAGCCGCGCTTTCCGGAGACCTCTTCATGA
- a CDS encoding cobalamin biosynthesis protein, whose product MRMAGIGFRGAASVASLRDALARANPEGLKIDALVTEAAKARATVFRDFAQELGVPGLGITTEDLGRMITPTQSARIEDRFGTGSLSEAAALAAAGPGAVLVAERVVSGDAMATAAIAETKGKTP is encoded by the coding sequence ATGAGGATGGCCGGGATCGGATTTCGGGGCGCGGCAAGCGTCGCCTCGCTGCGCGATGCGCTGGCACGGGCAAACCCCGAGGGCCTCAAGATCGACGCGCTGGTGACCGAGGCGGCAAAGGCCCGTGCGACCGTGTTTCGTGACTTTGCCCAAGAGTTGGGCGTGCCGGGGCTGGGCATCACCACCGAGGATTTGGGCCGCATGATAACCCCCACGCAATCGGCCCGGATCGAAGACCGCTTCGGCACCGGGTCACTCTCGGAAGCCGCCGCATTGGCCGCCGCCGGACCGGGAGCCGTATTGGTTGCCGAGCGCGTCGTTTCAGGCGATGCCATGGCCACAGCGGCGATTGCCGAGACGAAAGGAAAAACACCGTGA